One genomic window of Conexivisphaerales archaeon includes the following:
- a CDS encoding glycosyltransferase produces MSLAVVVPTLEEQGNISRLMTRLKQVRDELECKFFLVFVNDEGRDYTSHLLSYFEKRYDFVRVIKRDRRRGLASAYFEGLRYAITKLDCDFVIQMDADLQHPPEKIIDMYKKLNDGYEVVIASRFVNGSSVSGNRMMRILLAKLFCYITNILLNLRVRDSTSGFRGMRRKVALTILRQHLLSKGFAYQLETLCSFRRNRFSIAEIPFHFSPRTNGKSKLFVFNMVEFMKCLLYSAFFDSRF; encoded by the coding sequence TTGTCACTGGCGGTTGTCGTTCCGACGCTCGAAGAGCAGGGAAACATCAGCCGTCTAATGACAAGGCTCAAACAAGTCAGGGATGAACTGGAATGCAAATTTTTCCTGGTCTTTGTGAATGATGAAGGAAGGGATTACACCTCTCATCTGCTTTCATACTTCGAGAAAAGATACGATTTTGTAAGGGTCATAAAAAGAGACAGAAGAAGAGGTCTAGCATCGGCTTACTTTGAGGGTCTCAGGTATGCTATTACGAAACTTGACTGTGATTTCGTAATACAGATGGATGCAGACCTCCAGCATCCTCCGGAGAAGATAATCGACATGTACAAAAAACTGAACGATGGCTACGAAGTAGTGATCGCTTCACGCTTTGTGAACGGCTCATCGGTGAGTGGAAACAGGATGATGAGGATACTGCTGGCTAAGCTCTTCTGCTATATTACAAACATTTTGCTGAACCTGAGGGTCAGAGATTCTACTTCAGGGTTCAGGGGTATGAGAAGGAAAGTTGCATTAACAATACTGAGGCAGCATCTACTTTCGAAGGGGTTTGCATATCAGCTGGAAACACTCTGCAGCTTCAGGAGGAACAGATTCAGCATCGCAGAAATTCCTTTTCACTTCTCACCCAGGACAAATGGCAAGTCAAAGCTTTTCGTCTTCAACATGGTAGAATTTATGAAATGTTTACTTTATTCAGCCTTCTTTGATTCCAGGTTCTGA
- a CDS encoding nucleoside 2-deoxyribosyltransferase: MKVYLSVPMINNRNIERSRLIAEIIEETGNTLASPWVLGEVESASPEGVNVFERDRTGAENCDMLIADVSMPSNGVGMEIMAAYYAGKKIVLLAKNGSRVSRMLLHMKRKEIIFFDDNDDLKNKLKEFLSKAVTEQGLG, from the coding sequence TTGAAGGTCTACCTATCAGTCCCGATGATAAATAACAGGAACATTGAAAGGTCCAGGCTGATTGCAGAAATCATAGAAGAGACAGGAAACACTTTAGCATCGCCCTGGGTGCTTGGAGAGGTTGAAAGTGCAAGCCCTGAAGGAGTGAACGTCTTTGAAAGGGACAGGACAGGCGCTGAAAACTGTGATATGCTGATAGCTGATGTGTCGATGCCGAGCAACGGGGTAGGGATGGAGATAATGGCAGCCTACTACGCTGGGAAGAAGATAGTCCTTCTAGCCAAGAATGGTTCAAGGGTATCCAGAATGCTGCTGCATATGAAAAGAAAGGAAATAATATTCTTTGACGATAATGATGACTTGAAGAACAAACTCAAGGAATTTCTCAGCAAGGCTGTTACAGAGCAAGGCTTAGGTTAG
- a CDS encoding SDR family oxidoreductase: protein MPIYPGIAGRVAVVTGSGRGIGRAVAVRLAEEGAKVVANYKRHDEEAAETSALLSSRGCIYKMVKADVSTKEGVDTLFTEALSLGEPSILVNCAGLGLASPATAVTQEMWSKQFDTNVKSAFMCSVRLFETAGKMHWGRIVSISSVAGVYGALFLSVYSSAKAALIGMTKSLAAEAPDGVTVNAVAPGVVKTKMGDSLLSYLGKTEKDWAETHSITGKLISPEEVAELVAFLCSDFAGSITGDVIVIDGGQSAIQTRQFFLS from the coding sequence ATGCCTATCTATCCTGGTATTGCTGGAAGGGTTGCTGTGGTGACTGGAAGCGGAAGAGGAATCGGCAGGGCTGTAGCAGTGAGGCTGGCAGAGGAAGGAGCTAAGGTTGTGGCAAACTACAAGAGACACGATGAGGAAGCAGCAGAGACATCAGCACTATTGAGCAGCAGAGGCTGTATCTACAAGATGGTAAAGGCAGATGTATCAACCAAGGAAGGAGTTGACACACTGTTTACTGAGGCTTTGTCTCTTGGAGAACCATCTATACTTGTCAATTGTGCAGGACTTGGCCTTGCATCTCCCGCAACAGCGGTAACTCAGGAGATGTGGAGCAAGCAGTTTGATACAAACGTCAAATCTGCTTTCATGTGCAGTGTCAGGCTCTTCGAGACAGCAGGTAAGATGCATTGGGGGAGAATAGTGAGCATCAGCAGCGTGGCAGGAGTCTATGGTGCTCTTTTCCTTTCGGTCTACTCTTCTGCAAAGGCAGCGCTGATAGGAATGACAAAGAGCCTTGCAGCAGAAGCTCCTGACGGTGTCACTGTCAATGCAGTGGCTCCGGGTGTAGTAAAGACGAAGATGGGAGACAGCCTGCTGTCTTATCTGGGAAAGACGGAGAAGGACTGGGCAGAAACGCATTCGATAACAGGGAAGTTGATATCGCCGGAAGAGGTCGCTGAACTTGTTGCTTTTCTCTGCAGCGATTTTGCAGGAAGTATTACTGGCGATGTGATAGTAATAGACGGGGGCCAGTCAGCAATACAGACAAGACAGTTCTTCCTTTCGTAG
- a CDS encoding Xaa-Pro peptidase family protein, which yields MLSIPEEEYLSRLNKLTELMEKKGFDAIYLSSGTSFSYFTGYHYIATERPAALIVRKNGDVYFMGPVMESEHIKTQTKLVREVYSYFDYPGEVHPMKRFAEWIEKLGLRSKKIGTESLSFYSSPWGYKGISLKELLPDTNFELVWQEVYDMRMLKSDTEIRMIRESVRWGEVAHGYLQRLIRPGLYDWEVSAEASLLASREMKKALGADFKASTTGGPPAHAGIRGQVGEHSAFPHSLSIERPIQKGDIIGTGASADVFGYHSELERNLFIGKIDEKAKRYHRIALRMQKAAMDAIAPGKKCSEADIASRRVAREEGVEEFLLHHTGHGMGLEGHEAPFLDAGESTILQPGMVVSVEPGIYIKGFGGFRHSDTVVVREDGIEVLNSYPRETDELIVPEF from the coding sequence ATGCTGAGTATACCTGAAGAAGAGTATCTGTCAAGGCTGAATAAGCTGACAGAACTGATGGAGAAAAAAGGGTTTGATGCGATATACCTGAGCAGTGGCACATCCTTCTCATACTTTACCGGATACCACTACATAGCTACGGAAAGACCTGCAGCTCTGATAGTCAGAAAGAACGGGGATGTTTACTTTATGGGGCCTGTTATGGAGAGCGAACACATAAAGACTCAGACTAAACTGGTCAGGGAAGTCTACTCTTACTTTGACTATCCGGGAGAAGTGCATCCGATGAAGAGGTTTGCGGAATGGATAGAAAAGCTGGGGCTGAGAAGTAAGAAGATAGGTACAGAAAGCCTCTCCTTCTATTCCAGCCCCTGGGGTTACAAAGGAATAAGCCTGAAGGAGCTTCTTCCTGATACCAACTTTGAGCTTGTGTGGCAGGAGGTCTATGATATGAGGATGCTGAAGTCTGATACGGAGATTCGGATGATTAGAGAGTCTGTCAGGTGGGGCGAGGTTGCTCATGGTTATCTCCAGAGACTGATAAGACCAGGCCTGTATGACTGGGAGGTATCTGCTGAAGCATCACTTTTGGCCAGCAGAGAGATGAAGAAAGCTTTGGGTGCTGATTTTAAGGCATCAACCACAGGAGGCCCGCCTGCTCATGCGGGTATCAGGGGCCAAGTAGGTGAGCATTCTGCCTTTCCTCATTCGCTCAGCATAGAGAGGCCTATACAGAAAGGCGACATCATAGGAACTGGCGCTTCAGCTGATGTCTTCGGCTACCACAGCGAGCTGGAGAGAAATCTTTTCATTGGCAAGATAGATGAAAAAGCGAAGAGATACCACAGAATAGCTCTGAGGATGCAGAAGGCGGCTATGGATGCCATAGCTCCAGGCAAAAAATGTTCAGAGGCTGATATTGCTTCACGCAGGGTTGCCAGAGAAGAGGGAGTTGAAGAATTCTTGCTGCATCACACTGGCCATGGGATGGGCCTCGAGGGGCATGAAGCACCATTCCTTGATGCTGGCGAAAGCACTATCCTCCAACCTGGAATGGTCGTGAGTGTTGAGCCAGGTATCTACATCAAAGGCTTCGGAGGCTTCAGGCACTCCGACACCGTTGTGGTAAGGGAAGATGGCATAGAGGTGCTGAACTCCTACCCCAGAGAAACGGATGAACTGATAGTTCCTGAATTCTGA
- a CDS encoding VOC family protein: MISRSFSVAVMVKDADKSAEWYKEKLGFQIAEEDHWVTAWPRGASWRIHLCQGELEPGNTGIALYCTDLEGTAGLLKKKGVKFHKDVTKAGWGNFAQIEDPDGNIIWLIEGRP, encoded by the coding sequence ATGATAAGCAGAAGTTTCTCCGTCGCTGTTATGGTCAAAGATGCGGATAAATCAGCTGAATGGTATAAGGAGAAGCTTGGGTTCCAGATCGCAGAGGAAGACCACTGGGTGACTGCTTGGCCTAGAGGAGCATCATGGAGAATACACCTCTGCCAGGGAGAGCTTGAACCGGGCAATACGGGCATAGCCCTTTACTGCACTGACTTGGAAGGCACTGCAGGTTTGCTGAAGAAGAAGGGTGTGAAGTTTCACAAGGATGTCACCAAGGCCGGCTGGGGGAATTTTGCGCAGATCGAGGATCCGGATGGAAACATCATTTGGCTGATAGAGGGAAGACCATAG
- a CDS encoding SPFH domain-containing protein: protein MSDQLPSLIAAVVFVVIILIFVVKAVKIVKEYERIVVFRFGRVLAEKGPGLVLIYPFIDQPKKVDLRERYITIPHQTCITKDNAPVDVDFIVYFKVFNAADSVIQVQNFEGAATGIATTTLRAVIGDIVLDEVLAKRENINAILRTKLDEVTSRWGVKISNVEIREILPPKNVQDAMILQMSAERSRRAIVTEAEGKKTAAITVAEGEKQSNILRAEGERQAAILRAEGYAQALQTVFGAAKGIDYKTMILQYLDALKTVGSSPSTKFIFPMEFTNLISPIQRFLQQTTDSNSKEAAEESEK from the coding sequence TTGAGCGATCAGTTGCCATCTCTCATAGCAGCTGTCGTCTTTGTGGTAATAATTCTCATCTTTGTAGTGAAGGCAGTAAAGATAGTCAAGGAATACGAAAGGATTGTTGTATTCAGATTTGGAAGGGTTCTGGCTGAGAAAGGGCCAGGACTTGTACTGATCTATCCGTTCATAGACCAGCCCAAGAAGGTTGACCTGAGAGAAAGATACATAACTATACCTCATCAGACATGCATAACGAAGGATAACGCCCCTGTCGATGTCGATTTTATAGTCTACTTCAAGGTCTTCAATGCAGCAGACTCTGTCATTCAGGTCCAGAATTTTGAGGGCGCTGCCACAGGCATAGCTACCACAACACTAAGAGCGGTGATAGGAGATATAGTGCTTGACGAAGTTCTTGCTAAGAGGGAGAACATTAACGCGATACTGAGGACGAAGCTGGACGAAGTGACTTCAAGGTGGGGCGTAAAGATTTCCAACGTAGAGATAAGAGAGATATTGCCGCCTAAGAATGTACAGGATGCGATGATTCTGCAGATGTCTGCAGAAAGAAGCAGGAGGGCAATAGTTACCGAAGCTGAAGGGAAGAAGACTGCAGCAATAACAGTTGCAGAGGGAGAGAAGCAGTCCAACATACTGAGAGCTGAGGGTGAGAGGCAGGCAGCAATACTGAGGGCTGAAGGGTATGCCCAAGCTCTTCAGACGGTGTTCGGAGCAGCGAAAGGGATAGATTACAAAACGATGATTCTTCAGTATCTTGACGCACTTAAGACTGTTGGATCTTCACCTTCAACCAAGTTCATATTTCCGATGGAGTTCACCAACCTGATCAGCCCGATACAGAGATTCCTGCAACAGACCACAGACAGCAACAGCAAAGAGGCTGCAGAAGAGTCTGAAAAGTAA
- a CDS encoding NfeD family protein has product MKTKGVNEPSVKRFTGYTILLILLVAASGIAVTAIGIRRMLSNTVGGGTLLLLGVFLILASVLITLGVATTRIDRVTKRYHNLTSYIGKQGIVKERIPAGGKGVVLVENELWSAISDEQIQQGELVTIVNIEGVILVVRRLKR; this is encoded by the coding sequence TTGAAGACTAAGGGGGTAAACGAACCATCTGTAAAGAGGTTCACAGGCTACACCATACTTCTGATTCTTCTGGTTGCGGCATCAGGAATAGCTGTGACTGCCATAGGTATACGGAGAATGCTCTCCAACACAGTAGGAGGAGGAACGCTTCTCCTGCTGGGCGTTTTTCTGATCCTTGCCAGCGTGCTGATAACCCTGGGAGTAGCAACCACCAGGATAGACAGGGTAACCAAGAGGTACCATAACCTAACCAGCTATATCGGAAAGCAGGGAATCGTCAAGGAGAGAATCCCGGCAGGAGGAAAAGGCGTAGTGCTTGTCGAGAATGAGCTCTGGTCAGCTATAAGCGATGAGCAGATTCAGCAGGGGGAACTGGTTACAATCGTTAATATAGAGGGAGTTATTCTGGTAGTCAGGAGGCTGAAAAGATGA
- a CDS encoding nodulation protein NfeD: protein MKTGRLCFILLVILLLFNIAFSASTSTSVSAQAAEQKVVVIHFKMSVDPGSQQLFQDGLATARSVSASAIAIDMNTPGGLLLNAENIIGIIQQAQSEGIKVYTFVEPSGWAASAGSYIAMATDGIYMGPGSIIGPSTPIVVGGTALEQQHVENATLATMKSLAQSHNRNVTAAAVMVTNNVAYTAEEAVRYGLANGFANSLQQMLAQVGLADAQLIDVYPSVYAQFLSFLSNATVDGFLILLGSIAILLDLYHASLVLTIAGVILLALGFLGAQLIGAPVVAFVVLASSAVLIILEVKTGHGFSMLAGITLAIFGIWLLGGSLHGYSPSPFGPLQYASWGIVAAVSFLGSLYLIKLREGVMKREKAVSVERVVGKEGYVTSDVNPPMYGTANIASEDWTITCDTPLKAGERVRAVKVEGAIVKVEKVED from the coding sequence TTGAAGACAGGCAGACTATGCTTCATACTTCTCGTTATTCTCTTACTCTTCAACATTGCATTTTCAGCCTCAACCTCAACCTCAGTCTCAGCCCAGGCTGCAGAGCAGAAGGTTGTCGTCATCCATTTCAAGATGTCAGTTGACCCAGGAAGCCAGCAGCTCTTTCAGGATGGGCTTGCAACAGCAAGGTCTGTTTCAGCATCTGCCATAGCTATAGATATGAATACACCTGGCGGCTTGCTTCTCAACGCAGAGAATATAATAGGAATAATTCAACAGGCTCAGTCAGAAGGGATAAAAGTCTACACCTTTGTTGAACCTTCTGGTTGGGCTGCTTCAGCAGGCAGCTACATTGCAATGGCCACAGATGGTATTTATATGGGCCCAGGCTCTATCATAGGTCCATCTACTCCCATAGTTGTAGGCGGTACAGCCCTTGAACAGCAGCATGTTGAGAATGCAACTCTGGCGACTATGAAGTCTCTGGCACAGAGCCATAACAGAAATGTAACTGCTGCCGCAGTCATGGTTACTAACAACGTTGCGTACACAGCTGAAGAGGCTGTCAGATATGGATTGGCGAATGGATTTGCAAACAGCCTGCAGCAGATGCTGGCTCAGGTCGGGCTTGCAGATGCACAGCTTATAGATGTCTATCCCTCTGTCTATGCTCAGTTTCTCAGCTTCTTATCCAACGCAACGGTTGACGGGTTTCTGATTCTGCTCGGCTCGATAGCTATACTTCTTGACCTATATCATGCATCGCTTGTGCTCACAATAGCTGGAGTGATACTTCTGGCTCTCGGTTTTCTCGGAGCTCAGCTGATAGGCGCCCCAGTAGTCGCGTTCGTGGTTCTTGCTTCTTCTGCAGTCCTGATAATACTTGAGGTAAAGACTGGGCATGGCTTCTCGATGTTAGCTGGCATAACACTTGCCATATTCGGCATATGGCTGCTCGGAGGTAGTTTGCATGGTTACTCTCCTTCTCCATTCGGACCTTTACAGTATGCTTCATGGGGGATAGTCGCTGCAGTTTCATTCCTCGGAAGCCTCTATCTGATAAAGCTGAGGGAGGGTGTAATGAAGAGGGAAAAGGCAGTTTCTGTTGAGAGAGTTGTGGGAAAGGAGGGATATGTCACTTCCGACGTAAACCCGCCGATGTATGGTACTGCAAACATAGCATCTGAAGACTGGACTATAACCTGTGATACACCTCTTAAGGCAGGAGAGAGGGTAAGAGCTGTTAAGGTGGAGGGGGCTATAGTAAAGGTGGAGAAGGTTGAAGACTAA
- a CDS encoding M48 family metallopeptidase, with protein sequence MLHSFLLSGKPVEIKYIPEHDGRESVSFDGKVVTVRARDEPEARKLLYLWARKKASLQIRQSAWRQSRMLKIDGFRLNIRDQRSRWGSCSSRKNLSFNFRIGLAPKEVMDYVVLHELIHLKFMNHSPAFWKELARYCPQYKEHEKWLKRNGNHLMNSLSAQN encoded by the coding sequence ATGCTTCACTCCTTTTTGCTTTCTGGCAAACCTGTTGAAATCAAATACATACCTGAACACGACGGGAGAGAGTCTGTTTCGTTCGACGGCAAAGTTGTAACCGTCAGAGCTAGAGATGAACCTGAAGCGAGAAAACTGCTTTACCTCTGGGCGAGAAAAAAGGCTTCACTCCAGATCAGGCAGAGTGCGTGGAGACAGAGCAGAATGCTGAAGATAGATGGGTTCAGGCTGAACATAAGGGACCAGAGAAGTAGATGGGGCAGCTGTTCGAGCAGAAAGAACCTGAGCTTCAATTTCAGAATAGGTCTGGCGCCAAAAGAGGTGATGGATTATGTCGTGCTGCATGAGCTTATTCACCTGAAATTCATGAACCATTCTCCTGCATTCTGGAAAGAATTGGCAAGATACTGTCCTCAGTACAAAGAGCATGAGAAATGGTTGAAGAGAAATGGGAATCATCTTATGAATTCCCTGTCTGCACAAAACTAG